Proteins from one Aspergillus nidulans FGSC A4 chromosome VIII genomic window:
- a CDS encoding protein tapA (transcript_id=CADANIAT00002627) → MDEPQTLRTVFTDAKRQKTALEARPDTNSDTYRSDVNAAIARFEECQRLVSALSMFSSNELLEDISTGDLPYLTIEYHIAELLQKSYSSDRESTLQRALGQYEKFLTRLEDYELLSQKDKKLYERYVANPSSFSLTQTNDAATRRDVKVTRFREEKELKQKLEYYTENQKKLQSDDDDLRQLYLAEIKLYTHQTFQSLDMLAQELSMLSMMKKMPPKPEPSHEVDARGRAKSNDENYSERLDPPISQLLKGGKNGPILSKDGKPLQPFTLLDRRTQLRDGVFRSGHNLPTMTIEEYLAEEHRQGNVLKGGKPEPVEIDEDDMDKADEETMKARAWDEFKEANPRGSGNTLNRG, encoded by the exons ATGGACGAGCCCCAAACTCTTCGAACCGTGTTCACCGACGCGAAGCGACAAAAGACAGCACTAGAAGCGCGCCCCGATACCAACTCCGACACCTATCGCAGCGATGTCAACGCTGCGATAGCAAGGTTCGAAGAATGCCAGCGGCTCGTCAGCGCACTGTCCATGTTTAGCTCCAATGAGCTACTGGAGGATATCTCTACAGGCGATTTACC GTATTTAACAATCGAGTATCACATTGCAGAGCTCCTTCAAAAGTCCTATAGCTCTGACCGCGAGTCGACATTACAACGAGCGCTGGGTCAATACGAGAAATTTCTAACGCGTCTTGAAGACTATGAGCTTCTGAGccaaaaagacaaaaagCTCTACGAGCGATACGTTGCGAATCCCTCGTCATTCTCGCTGACGCAAACGAACGATGCCGCTACTCGACGAGACGTCAAAGTAACGCGGTTccgagaggagaaggagctcaaACAAAAACTTGAG TATTATACCGAAAATCAGAAGAAGCTCCagagcgacgatgatgacttACGACAGCTCTATCTCGCTGAAATAAAGCTATACACACATCAAACTTTCCAGTCGCTAGATATGTTAGCACAAGAATTGTCGATGctgtcgatgatgaagaagatgcctCCCAAGCCTGAGCCCTCGCATGAAGTCGACGCGCGAGGAAGAGCTAAGAGCAATGACGAAAACTATTCAGAGCGCTTGGACCCACCGATATCTCAGCTCCTCAAAGGAGGAAAGAATGGCCCGATACTAAGCAAGGATGGAAAACCTTTACAGCCTTTCACACTCCTCGACCGTCGTACGCAACTTCGCGATGGCGTCTTCCGGTCGGGACATAACCTGCCCACTATGACGATTGAAGAGTACCTGGCGGAAGAACATAGACAAGGAAATGTGCTTAAGGGAGGTAAACCGGAACCGGTTGAgattgacgaagatgacATGGACAAGGCCGATGAAGAGACAATGAAAGCGAGGGCATGGGATGAATTCAAAGAAGCAAACCCAAGAGGCTCTGGAAACACATTAAATAGGGGGTAA
- a CDS encoding hydroxymethylbilane synthase hemC (transcript_id=CADANIAT00002626): MTTQTPPPSADPASQKIFTIGTRKSKLALLQTDLVLAALKERFPDYTFKIHSRETAGDQNTTIALRDFTTKNLWTQELEDLLEAGSVDLIVHSLKDVPTLLPTSCTLGPMMKREDSRDGLVIKKGLPNMSLAEMPAGSVVGTSSIRRTAQLARKYPHLKVMDVRGNIGTRLAKLDAEDSPYTCLILAAAGLLRLGLGDRIYQYLDSRNAGMLYAVGQGALGIEIRKGDKAMEDILNTIGHKETTFACLAERSLLRTLEGGCSAPLGVETEWIQDTNGSSKLRMRSVVVSVDGSEHAEVEIDGTVDSPQSAEEFGVTVAKALVNEGAGKILSEIQQNRQLKVPVSEST; this comes from the exons ATGACAACTCAAACCCCGCCTCCATCCGCAGACCCCGCGTCTCAAAAGATCTTCACAATCGGCACGCGCAAATCCAAGCTCGCCCTTCTGCAAACAgatcttgttcttgcagcCCTCAAGGAGCGATTCCCAGATTATACCTTCAAGATCCACTCGCGTGAGACCGCCGGTGATCAGAACACAACCATTGCGCTTCGAGACTTTACCACCAAAAACCTATGGAcacaggaactcgaggatCTCCTAGAAGCTGGATCTGTCGATCTTATTGTGCATTCCTTGAAAG ATGTTCCCACCCTTTTACCGACCTCCTGCACCCTTGGCCCCATGATGAAACGGGAAGATTCAAGAGATGGATTAGTCATCAAGAAGGGTCTGCCGAATATGAGTTTGGCTGAAATGCCGGCAGGTTCAGTCGTTGGAACATCTTCCATCCGCCGCACCGCCCAACTCGCTCGGAAATACCCGCACCTGAAGGTGATGGACGTTCGTGGCAACATCGGCACTCGGCTTGCTAAGCTTGATGCAGAGGATAGTCCGTACACTTGTCTTATCCTGGCTGCCGCAGGCTTATTGCGTCTGGGGCTCGGAGATCGCATCTACCAGTACTTGGACTCAAGGAACGCGGGGATGCTGTATGCCGTGGGTCAGGGAGCATTGGGCATTGAGATTCGCAAAGGAGATAAGGCCATGGAGGATATTCTGAACACTATTGGTCATAAGGAGACAACCTTTGCTTGTCTAGCTGAGAGGAGTCTCTTGCGGACTCTAGAGGGTGGTTGCAGCGCGCCGCTAGGAGTAGAGACTGAGTGGATTCAGGACACTAACGGGTCATCGAAACTGCGGATGAGGTCTGTCGTCGTCAGCGTGGATGGTAGTGAACATGCTGAGGTCGAGATTGATGGAACAGTTGACTCACCTCAgtctgctgaagaattcgGTGTCACGGTAGCCAAAGCCCTGGTCAACGAAGGAGCCGGGAAGATTCTctcagaaatccagcaaaACAGACAGCTGAAGGTTCCCGTTTCGGAGTCAACCTAA
- a CDS encoding protein dclA (transcript_id=CADANIAT00002628): protein MNPEHYCGSGYRSWKDISSCALTQVHYRKELNNRTNGELHMISIFLVDSVTLSYKQAGVLRNNLDMNVGRIFGALGFDLWSRQTWTEFLEKYMVVVCTAEVLYQCLLHAHIRMEQINLLVFDEAHHTKKDHVCARIIRDSYFPTAQSKRPRVLGMTASPVDTKGDVAQAAMNLELYLDSKIATASQLSLVHQVVRRPKEEAWIYDRLEQSFGTEIYRLMEGRLGDIEDLKLVFRFAWQASFELGRWCSDGVLKYVFSAKMLPKLEGKSKELSQLRDASEVASSYILGSPEEPGQSSHKVQVLRRRLTEHYRETPETRSLVFTTRRYTTLMLLELFNALEMPHLRPGLLIGVQANDFAGPEISCREQFLAIDRFRSGEINCLIRPFCDFSGRRRSRYPLLVIWLYGSICPLP, encoded by the exons ATGA ACCCAGAACACTATTGCGGTTCTGGCTACAG gagctggaaagACATCAGTAGCTGTGCTCTTACTCAAGTACACTATCGAAAAGAACTCAACAACCGCACGAATGGAGAGCTACACATGATATCCATTTTCCTG GTTGATAGCGTCACCCTTTCCTACAAACAAGCAGGAGTCCTGCGGAATAATCTTGATATGAATGTTGGTCGCATATTTGGAGCTCTTGGTTTTGACCTCTGGAGTCGCCAGACTTGGACTGAGTTTCTCGAGAAATATATGGTTGTTGTTTGTACGGCGGAGGTTTTGTACCAATGCCTGCTGCATGCCCATATCAGAATGGAACAAATCAACCTCCTGGTATTCGATGAAGCCCATCACACGAAGAAAGATCATGTCTGTGCGAG GATCATTAGGGACTCTTATTTCCCAACAGCACAATCGAAGCGGCCAAGGGTTCTCGGCATGACAGCTTCCCCAGTAGACACCAAGGGCGATGTTGCGCAGGCTGCTAT GAATCTGGAATTATACCTGGATAGCAAAATTGCCACAGCATCCCAACTGTCCCTAGTACACCAAGTTGTCAGACGGCCCAAGGAGGAGGCCTGGATTTATGACAGACTCGAACAATCTTTTGGGACTGAGATATACAGGCTTATGGAAGGTCGATTAGGTGACATTGAGGACCTGAAACTTGTCTTCAGGTTTGCATGGCAGGCAAGCTTCGAGCTCGGTAGATGGTGCTCAGATGGCGTTTTGAAATACGTATTCTCGGCCAAAATGCTACCGAAACTCGAGGGAAAATCAAAAGAACTGTCGCAACTGCGTGACGCTAGTGAGGTTGCTAGCAGTTATATACTCGGCAGTCCAGAAGAGCCCGGGCAGTCAAGCCATAAAGTCCAGGTGCTGCGCAGAAGACTCACCGAGCATTACCGAGAAACCCCAGAGACGAGAAGTTTAGTCTTTACCACCAGGCGTTACACTACCTTGATGTTATTGGAGCTCTTCAATGCTTTAGAAATGCCTCACCTACGACCTGGACTGCTGATCGGTGTGCAAGCTAATGACTTCGCCGGGCCTGAAATATCTTGCCGGGAGCAGTTTCTAGCCATAGACAGGTTTAGGAGCGGGGAGATTAACTGCTTGATAAGACCTT TTTGCGACTTCAGTgggcgaagaaggtctaGATATCCCTTGCTTGTAATTTGGTTATACG GTTCGATCTGTCCATTACCATAA